The following DNA comes from Paraburkholderia sp. PGU19.
TTCCCTGATGCGCGACTTCGACCCATTCGGCGGGAAGGCCTTCTTCCCTGAAGAACTGGTGGGCGAGGTCGAGGTGTTCTTCGAGGAAAACGCGAAAACCGATGCGCTTGCAGACGGGGGCGCCCTTGTCGGCCTGCACCAGAACCAGGCTATGGTGGCACGCTTCGGACAGTCCACGCAGATAGCACGTGTCAGCTGTTTCTTCCGTCACGACCAGGCCGACGATGTCGACATAGAACGCCCGGCTTTTCGCCAGGTCGGAAACGTTCAGTACGATGTGGCTGGCGCGCGTGATATTGAAGGGCGGCCGATGGTTGACGGCGGGCAGCATGATTACCTCTCGATTGTTGATGGCGAGCTTGCCGGCATGCCGATGCGGATGTTGCGAGACGTACCGCGTCGGCAGGCAGATGTAGTCAGGTCTTGCTCGGGAAAACGCATTCGATATCCTTTTTGCGACGACAGGATCGCGATCTAATGTGGGCGGTCAGTGAAAGGCAGGGCGGACCATCCGCAGAAGCGAGCTTGCGGTCCCAGCGCCTCCTCAATTCGCAATACTTCGTTCCATTTGGCCATCCGTTCGGAGCGCGAAAACGAACCGACCTTGAGCTGTCCCGCGTCCCAGCCAACGGACAAATGAGCGATGGTGACGTCTTCGGTTTCGCCGGAACGTGCCGATACGATCGTGCCGAATCCTGCCGTCTTGCCGGCCTGCAGGGCCTCCTGGGCTTCCGTTACCGTGCCTGCCTGATTGGGCTTGATGAGCACGGCATTCAACGTACCTTGCGTTGCCGCGGCTTTGACCCGATCCGCATTGGTTACAAGAAAGTCGTCGCCGATGATCTGGCAACGCGAACCATATGATTGCGAGAAGTGCCTGAAGCCTTCCAGGTCGTCTTCCGCAAGCGGATCTTCAATCGACAGGATCGGGTAGGTGTCCAGCCAGCGCCCCAGCATGTCGATCATCTGATCCGTGCCGAGGGTCCTGCCATCGAGCGCCAGTGTGTAGTGTCCATCGCGGCCGAATTCAGACGCGGCGATATCGAGCGAGATGCCGACCTGCTTGCCGGGTTGCAGTCCCGTATCGGCGATGGCCCGCATCAGCGTGTCAAGGGCGTCTTCATTGCAATCGAACGCGGGCCAGTAGCCGCCTTCGTCCGCCACGCCCTGAAGCTTGCCCGCATCCTTCATCAATGCACCGGCTGCCCGGTATACCTCCGCCGTCCACTCCAGCGCTTCGGTGAAGCTGCCGGCAGCGGGGCACATGATCATGAAGTCCTGCACATCGACACGGCGCGCCGCGTGCGCGCCGCCCCCGAAGATCTGAATCTCCGGCAGCGGCAGACGCACGGGGCGGTTGCCGGCGAGATAGCGCCATAACGGCTGCCTGCTGGCTGCAGCGGCCGCATGCAGGACAGCCATCGAAGTCGCGACGATCGCATTGCCCCCAAGGCGGCTACGGTTGGGCGTCCCGTCCAGGGCGACCAGACTGGCGTCGATGGCAGCCTGGTCGCGTACATCGCGTCCTTCGAGCGCTCTCGCGATTTCGCCGTTGACATTCGACAGCGCGTTGGTCACGTCGAGACCGCCGAACGCGGTGCCGCCGTCGCGCAGGTCCAGTGCCTCTCCGCTGCCCGTCGAAGCGCCAGCGGGCGCGATGGCGCGACCGCTTATGCCGCTGTGCAACATGACCTCGACTTCTACCGTCGGGCGGCCGCGCGAGTCCCACACGCGTCGGCCGCGTACTTGGGCGATCGTTGAATCAGTCATATGGATTGTCTACCTCGTCTATTCAGGTGATAGCTGTCAGTGCAGCGCGGGATGGTGGAATGGTCGAGCCCGAGGATTGCGGCCCGGTAACCCATGCCTATGGTGTTCATTCGCTCCTGCGCGCTCCGATCAGCACGAAGGCCAGCGTTGTGGGGCGGTCGCTCCTGTTTCGCCACGCATGGCGGGTTCCGTTCTGCACGATCACATCATGTTTGCGAAGCAGCTCCGCGCGCCCCTCGTCGAGTTCAAGCCAGATTTCACCTTCGAGCACGATGCCGTAGTCGACGGTTGGCGTGGCATGCATGCCGTCCGCCTCGAAGAGTTCAGCAAGTCCCGGACTGATCGCGAAGTTTTCGGCGACTGCGGCGTGGCCATCGAAGCCGGGTGCCAAAAACACGCTGTCGGGCGGAAATGTCACCACGAGAAAGC
Coding sequences within:
- the eno gene encoding phosphopyruvate hydratase codes for the protein MTDSTIAQVRGRRVWDSRGRPTVEVEVMLHSGISGRAIAPAGASTGSGEALDLRDGGTAFGGLDVTNALSNVNGEIARALEGRDVRDQAAIDASLVALDGTPNRSRLGGNAIVATSMAVLHAAAAASRQPLWRYLAGNRPVRLPLPEIQIFGGGAHAARRVDVQDFMIMCPAAGSFTEALEWTAEVYRAAGALMKDAGKLQGVADEGGYWPAFDCNEDALDTLMRAIADTGLQPGKQVGISLDIAASEFGRDGHYTLALDGRTLGTDQMIDMLGRWLDTYPILSIEDPLAEDDLEGFRHFSQSYGSRCQIIGDDFLVTNADRVKAAATQGTLNAVLIKPNQAGTVTEAQEALQAGKTAGFGTIVSARSGETEDVTIAHLSVGWDAGQLKVGSFSRSERMAKWNEVLRIEEALGPQARFCGWSALPFTDRPH
- a CDS encoding cupin domain-containing protein produces the protein MASDTSITGEVPVALRRVVTGHDTSGASTVALDSPPPRSDAYRHIPGMVSRLVWSTEPAQAVPFDGTDPTPGVSSFVPTVSGTRFLVVTFPPDSVFLAPGFDGHAAVAENFAISPGLAELFEADGMHATPTVDYGIVLEGEIWLELDEGRAELLRKHDVIVQNGTRHAWRNRSDRPTTLAFVLIGARRSE